A region of the Channa argus isolate prfri chromosome 3, Channa argus male v1.0, whole genome shotgun sequence genome:
ttttttttttttcctttctctggtTGTCTCTTCTCCCCTCTGATCATTGCAGCAGAGGACTGCGGAGAAGCAAAGGAGACAGAGCTCATGCATGCAGACAGGGGAACTTGCACTTCCTACCATCTCGCTGAAAGCTACTTGGATTCCTTCTCTTTCTGGCTCTTTCACTTGAGGAGAACTAAGACATTGTAAGCCTGCCAAGGATCTGGTGTCCactgaaaagagagaagggggggaGAATTTGTACCACAGTGGGGTCTTTTTTAGATTCGCACATAATTAGTGTTGGGGCACAAAGCGAGTCGCTGAATGGAGATTGTCAGCTTTTGGATAGGGGTGAGTAGGAATCTTTTCAAATAAGATTGATCCGTCAGaacagttacattttttgtccATCCCCTCTACTCTCCACCCACTGCTTGATATCTAACATAAGCAGAAAAACTTGCCATTTATCCTTTACATTTTCGACAAGGATTCCCTtggctgactaaataaaagataTATCATCGTCTACAGCTAAAATTCGGAAACAAACCTAAACTgagaaataaatcattaaatatgATGTGATGAATATATTGTGATAGGTGCAAAAACAACATCCAGAGTGGTTCAATGGACATTTTCTCAGTGATATCCCTGGATATTTATGCTAATGGATTTCCTTCTAATTGGACTGTACTTAAAGTGGCCACTGAAGAAGCCCCCTGGGTTGATACTGTGTTCATTGGGCATTTTTCTAAGAACGATTCCCTTAGTAGAGGGGGTTTGTCCAAGGCTGTGCCGCTGCGACAGCAAGCTGCTGTACTGCGAGGGGCTCAACCTTACAGATATTCCCCGCAACCTGAGCAGTGCAATGGGCCTGTCCATGAGAGAGAACAACTTGACTGAGCTGCGTGAAGGCCAACTGGCTGGTCTGTCGCAGCTCACCTGGCTCTACTTAGATCACAACAACATTGACATTGTAGAGGAGGGGGCATTTGACAGGCTAAGACGAGTCAAGGAATTAGATCTGAGCAGCAACCGGATTGAGAATTTGCCAAATGGCACCTTTAGGCCCCTCCCAAACCTGCGTATCTTGGACCTCTCATACAACAGGCTGCAGGCACTAGAGCCCAACCTGTTCCACGGCCTTAGAAAGCTCACCAATTTGCATTTGCGCTATAATGCTCTAAAATTTGTGCCAGTGCGGATTTTTCAAGACTGCCGGAGCATGCATTTTCTCGACCTGGGATACAACCAACTGCAGAGCCTGGCACGAAACTCATTTGCTGGGCTCTTCAAGTTGACTGAGTTGCATCTTGAGCACAATGAGCTGGTTAAAGTCAACCTAGCCCACTTCCCCCGCCTCATCTCTTTACGTACTCTGTACATGCACAACAATCGTGCCACTATTGTTGTCAATACCCTGAATTGGACATGGCATTTTTTAGAGAAGATTGACCTCTCATCTAATGAAATCGAGTACATTGAGCCACATGTCTTTGAGAGTGCACCAAACCTCAAGGTGCTAATGCTAGACTCCAATCGTTTAACCTCTTTGGACCAGCGCATCCTGGATTCTTGGTCATCTCTGGACAGCATTACCTTGGCAGGGAATGACTGGGAGTGCAGTCGCAATGTGTGTGCCTTGGCATCTTGGCTGAGTGCCTTCCGAGGCCAGCGTGAAAATTCCTTATTGTGTTCAAGCCCTGACACTGCACAGGGTGAGGATGTCCTCGATGCAGTTTATGCCTTTCAGCTATGTGAGGATCCCCCACTGGAGGTAACTACAGCAGGCCTGTATGCTTCTACAAGGGATCTGGCCCAGGGTGGCTCTGTGTTCCTGGGTCCATTTACTCCCAACCCTTATGAGGGTGAGGGTAGCGAGGTGGTCACAAGTTCTTTCACTGTCTCAGTGGGCCATGATGACCTGGAGAGCACCCTGCAGATTCACAAGGTGGTGACAGGAACCATGGCACTCATATTTTCCTTCCTCATCATAGTGCTCATGCTGTATGTGGCATGGAAGTGCTTTCCAGCCGGAATAAGACAACTGAGGCAGTGTTTCAGCAGTCAGCGCCGTAAGCAGAAGCAAAAGCAAAGCATGCAGCAGATGGCTGCAATTTCAACTCCGGAGTACTATGTCGACTATAAACCTAACCACATTGAGGGAGCTCTAGTAATCATCAATGAATATGGCTCTTGCACCTGCCAACAGCAACCTTCTCGAGAATGTGAGGTGTGACTGTTTTCTCAGTACGTCTTTACCTGTGATTTT
Encoded here:
- the lrrtm1 gene encoding leucine-rich repeat transmembrane neuronal protein 1; amino-acid sequence: MLMDFLLIGLYLKWPLKKPPGLILCSLGIFLRTIPLVEGVCPRLCRCDSKLLYCEGLNLTDIPRNLSSAMGLSMRENNLTELREGQLAGLSQLTWLYLDHNNIDIVEEGAFDRLRRVKELDLSSNRIENLPNGTFRPLPNLRILDLSYNRLQALEPNLFHGLRKLTNLHLRYNALKFVPVRIFQDCRSMHFLDLGYNQLQSLARNSFAGLFKLTELHLEHNELVKVNLAHFPRLISLRTLYMHNNRATIVVNTLNWTWHFLEKIDLSSNEIEYIEPHVFESAPNLKVLMLDSNRLTSLDQRILDSWSSLDSITLAGNDWECSRNVCALASWLSAFRGQRENSLLCSSPDTAQGEDVLDAVYAFQLCEDPPLEVTTAGLYASTRDLAQGGSVFLGPFTPNPYEGEGSEVVTSSFTVSVGHDDLESTLQIHKVVTGTMALIFSFLIIVLMLYVAWKCFPAGIRQLRQCFSSQRRKQKQKQSMQQMAAISTPEYYVDYKPNHIEGALVIINEYGSCTCQQQPSRECEV